In Lachancea thermotolerans CBS 6340 chromosome H complete sequence, a single genomic region encodes these proteins:
- a CDS encoding KLTH0H11176p (weakly similar to uniprot|P47050 Saccharomyces cerevisiae YJL047C RTT101 Cullin family member subunit of a complex containing ubiquitin ligase activity binds HRT1 and is modified by the ubiquitin like protein RUB1 Regulator of Ty1 Transposition Regulator of Ty1 Transposition), translated as MQNGEGLLTFDVVSLQFRNAVDELLRRSFDKKLRTLDGPNLLSTIDRIFYYELSRRLARSKIYVPTATEVSGEDTTLRKKAKAFRLLSQEEVVIKIWHLIIEELDKSVDDVVSELAEKLTLESEPKAAFVRHWPSLCLGQFEVQVSLLAEAFHLFAEDFSFIFNAFTGVHTIREFAEYRLVESALSVLGNEAEGALTEALTEIRKQYHNCDEEGARKAENYNRTGTECLKKFVEVVGKCHLRFTHHRKSFRVFYLDNLEFVLSKTNMEIDKDYLKNVKNLLIREDMIVNLISKSIHLETKKIILTKFLFSAGVLENLLEIYALQRGFVREFKMIKLAYNSDNRCNEFYASLANVIGIRFGNSFQRQRTLDEVLSYTCSLYDLEDDKVPQLVKRGLELAVDGELNLVEPLVKSLDSKVKGCYKRLKEPQSVGLQQAKKDYEIFLSLWRILESFDLLEPFFKLYMERSLFRRMIIMGTEYLAYMNHPENLEKRFFDLLEARQSHWELVTQLKALRSNLIDTQKLFQGFETQELQNVQLAPMIFERKNVPASFHDFTFPELKIPRSLDALWQKFCAFYAESDPRSTKKPLVLQNMLHHLEVQTNFKLEDGRPLMLELTLLQASILDLFNESGELTVRDIESELGVAANILEPALTSFISAGLLNTDGGSFIVNEEFKPDIKKMKDGRLKIFHKAAPKAALKPPEDGLEKKDTSWIKEVLRARIVRVLKTSSASFSFEQLKTAVEKEKSGFSMGEFKTALAECKDFYSLNKELYQYKP; from the coding sequence ATGCAGAATGGCGAAGGCCTCCTAACTTTTGACGTTGTCTCTTTACAATTTAGAAATGCCGTTGACGAGCTGCTTCGGCGCAGTTTCGATAAAAAGCTTAGAACATTGGACGGCCCAAACTTGTTATCCACTATAGATAGAATATTCTATTATGaactttcaagaaggctTGCGAGATCCAAGATATATGTCCCTACAGCTACTGAAGTGTCCGGGGAGGACACGACTCTAAGAAAGAAGGCTAAAGCTTTTCGTTTACTAAGCCAGGAGGAAGTTGTGATAAAAATATGGCACTTGATTATCGAGGAGCTCGACAAGAGTGTGGATGACGTAGTTTCTGAGCTTGCAGAGAAGCTCACGCTTGAGAGCGAACCAAAAGCAGCATTCGTACGCCATTGGCCGTCTCTATGTTTGGGTCAGTTTGAGGTTCAGGTTAGCCTGTTAGCTGAGGCCTTCCATCTTTTTGCAGAGGATTTCTCATTTATTTTTAATGCATTCACAGGAGTTCATACAATCAGAGAGTTTGCAGAATATCGACTGGTAGAATCTGCTCTATCCGTGTTAGGCAATGAGGCTGAAGGTGCCCTCACCGAAGCTTTGACAGAAATAAGAAAACAATATCATAACtgtgatgaagaaggagccCGAAAAGCTGAGAACTACAACCGAACTGGAACTGAATGtctcaagaagttcgtTGAAGTTGTCGGAAAGTGCCACCTCCGTTTCACACATCACAGGAAATCTTTTAGAGTGTTTTACCTCGATAATTTAGAgtttgttctttcaaaaacaaatatgGAAATTGACAAAGACTATCTGAAAAACGTTAAGAACTTGCTCATAAGAGAAGACATGATTGTTAACCTTATTTCCAAGAGCATTCATCTTGAGACAAAAAAGATTATTTTGACCAAGTTTCTCTTCAGTGCAGGGGTTTTAGAAAACTTGCTTGAAATTTACGCGCTACAAAGGGGGTTTGTACGCGAGTTTAAGATGATAAAACTTGCGTATAATTCTGATAACAGATGCAATGAGTTTTACGCGAGTCTTGCAAATGTCATAGGAATACGGTTTGGAAATTCTTTCCAAAGGCAGCGCACCTTGGATGAGGTCCTGTCATACACGTGCTCCTTGTATGACTTGGAGGACGATAAAGTTCCTCAACTCGTCAAAAGGGGCCTTGAGCTAGCGGTAGATGGAGAGTTAAACCTTGTCGAACCTTTGGTCAAGTCATTagattcaaaagttaaAGGATGTTATAAAAGGTTGAAAGAGCCTCAAAGCGTTggtcttcaacaagctAAAAAAGATTATGAAATATTTCTCTCTCTTTGGAGAATCTTGGAGTCCTTTGACTTGCTTGAaccctttttcaaactgTATATGGAGAGAAGCCTGTTCAGACGAATGATCATTATGGGAACTGAGTACCTGGCGTACATGAATCATCCCGAAAATTTGGAAAAGAGattttttgatttgttGGAGGCAAGGCAAAGCCATTGGGAACTAGTGACACAACTAAAAGCTCTACGAAGCAACTTAATAGACACCCAAAAGTTGTTTCAGGGCTTTGAAACTCAGGAGCTGCAGAATGTGCAGCTAGCCCCCATGATATTCGAGCGGAAGAACGTCCCGGCATCTTTTCATGATTTTACATTTCCAGAGCTGAAGATCCCCAGGTCGTTGGATGCGCTTTGGCAAAAATTCTGTGCCTTCTACGCGGAAAGTGATCCAAGATCGACCAAAAAACCCCTCGTCCTTCAAAATATGTTACATCACTTAGAGGTTCAGACTAACTTCAAGCTAGAGGATGGCAGACCCTTGATGCTTGAATTAActcttctccaagccagTATCCTTGACTTATTCAATGAAAGCGGCGAGCTCACAGTTCGGGATATTGAGAGCGAACTTGGTGTAGCGGCCAATATTCTCGAACCGGCCCTGACTTCATTCATCAGCGCTGGACTATTGAACACTGACGGTGGAAGTTTCATTGTCAATGAAGAGTTCAAGCCtgacatcaagaaaatgaaggaTGGCCGTTTAAAAATATTTCATAAGGCAGCGCCCAAGGCGGCTTTAAAGCCGCCGGAAGACGGACTGGAGAAAAAAGATACCTCGTGGATCAAAGAAGTTCTCCGTGCAAGGATTGTTAGAGTTCTGAAGACCTCCAGTgcttcattttcatttGAACAGCTTAAAACCgcagttgaaaaagaaaaatCAGGATTCAGTATGGGGGAATTCAAAACAGCATTGGCCGAATGCAAAGACTTTTATAGCTTGAATAAGGAACTGTACCAATACAAACCATAG
- a CDS encoding KLTH0H11198p (some similarities with uniprot|P47050 Saccharomyces cerevisiae YJL047C RTT101 Cullin family member subunit of a complex containing ubiquitin ligase activity binds HRT1 and is modified by the ubiquitin like protein RUB1 Regulator of Ty1 Transposition Regulator of Ty1 Transposition), with translation MEDIKQSRSKKHGSIESPDCSDTSLFNQLEADINTLDLTESTAFDVEQLVIKFAYLECSGNAQPPLQKKRKGKRLASNKFVQSLDLKFKKHASKLVRTFRKRADGDCSLLSTFLELDADYQQKFFKLSELYRLLDDRQHLEDCSRDPEINILKVKHLFLDELFSRENTNISKIICHCLHEARYDKLSIKTASAILGRLNEAALIFVDQRKDSCQPSDIVVSSAISYASKLTLPLQVGFLNMAEAVISKEMKLVEGFSLEVKEKIRMSFLDALLCDSNLEQLLKHHVSQYQDSKSVICNELKQLFQIAKAKERLQEFALALITGACDAFAEAINSRVGFNGLLNLKAFQSEVFRCLFHGSDFGEISDKMWSYFEASDLHQTSLKLYIKVLNSFFNKACSSPSKVTDISVNALIGFIEFYRFGKGFTPIYLQQCLLRRAVRKGYSFLRVFCDRKKFCIERDFCETLITEGAPHSELLNNTLRCLNSSHNMCLKNRDKDCKIEPIVIGMNEMKSIFKAPISGIPQLPQEMQAMWESQIVLYQEAVVESTVPKKLTLVPTLNNIELSTPFVLENSCPLVLEVNLLQAVVLDAFNDGTDQTFQELKDSLKFGNDDLLSIAVGSYVKASILLQEKNTFTLNQLFKPEKSVLRGNKLRVDF, from the coding sequence ATGGAAGACATAAAACAGTCCCGTTCCAAAAAACATGGAAGTATTGAAAGTCCAGATTGTTCGGATACAAGTCTTTTTAATCAGCTAGAAGCTGATATCAATACTCTAGACTTAACTGAGAGTACAGCCTTTGATGTGGAGCAGCTGGTCATAAAGTTCGCTTACTTAGAATGCAGCGGTAACGCTCAACCTCCACTACAAAAGAAACGCAAGGGCAAGCGCCTTGCCAGTAACAAGTTTGTACAGAGTTTGGATCTCAAGTTTAAAAAACATGCATCAAAACTAGTCAGAACCTTTCGCAAGCGTGCAGACGGGGACTGTTCGTTGCTCTCTACAttccttgaacttgacgCCGACTATCAGCAAAAGTTCTTTAAGCTCTCAGAGCTTTATAGGTTGCTTGATGATCGGCAACACCTCGAAGATTGCAGCCGAGATCCAGAGATTAATATACTTAAGGTTAAgcatttatttttggaTGAACTCTTTTCTCGCGAGAACACTAACATATCAAAGATTATTTGTCATTGTTTGCATGAAGCACGGTACGATAAACTCTCCATTAAAACAGCCAGTGCAATATTGGGCAGACTAAATGAAGCAGCACTtatttttgttgatcaaCGAAAAGATTCTTGTCAACCAAGCGACATTGTGGTATCTAGCGCTATCTCTTACGCGTCAAAGCTTACCTTGCCACTCCAAGTTGGCTTCCTTAACATGGCAGAGGCTGTGATATCCAAAGAAATGAAGCTAGTTGAAGGCTTTTCGCTTGAGGTAAAGGAGAAAATCAGAATGTCATTTTTAGACGCGCTACTTTGCGACAGTAATTTGGAGCAGTTATTAAAACACCATGTGTCCCAATACCAGGATTCAAAAAGTGTTATTTGCAATGAGCTAAAGCAGTTGTTTCAAATAgccaaggccaaggagCGGCTTCAGGAATTCGCTCTAGCACTAATCACCGGAGCATGCGACGCGTTCGCCGAAGCCATAAACAGTAGAGTCGGATTTAACGGTCTACTCAATCTCAAGGCATTTCAGAGTGAAGTCTTTCGATGCCTTTTTCATGGGAGTGACTTCGGTGAGATTTCTGATAAAATGTGGTCCTATTTCGAAGCTTCAGACCTTCATCAGACGTCTTTAAAACTCTAtatcaaggttttgaactcttttttcaacaaagcctGTTCCAGCCCCTCTAAAGTTACTGATATCTCGGTCAACGCACTTATAGGTTTCATTGAGTTCTACAGATTTGGGAAGGGTTTCACGCCGATATATCTCCAACAGTGTTTACTTCGGAGAGCTGTACGGAAGGGCTACAGTTTTCTAAGGGTTTTTTGCGACAGAAAGAAATTTTGCATAGAGAGAGACTTCTGTGAAACGTTGATAACAGAAGGGGCCCCGCATTCCGAACTATTGAACAACACTCTCAGATGTCTCAACAGCTCTCACAACATGTGTCTGAAAAACCGGGATAAGGACTGCAAAATTGAACCAATTGTTATTGGAATGAACGAGATGAAAAGCATCTTTAAAGCTCCGATTTCAGGGATTCCACAGCTCCCTCAGGAAATGCAAGCCATGTGGGAATCACAAATTGTGCTTTACCAAGAAGCAGTAGTTGAAAGCActgttccaaaaaaacTCACATTAGTTCCTACGCTCAATAACATCGAACTCTCAACACCctttgttttggaaaactcGTGCCCTCTGGTTTTAGAAGTGAACTTGCTACAGGcagttgttcttgatgCTTTCAATGATGGGACAGACCAAAcctttcaagagctcaaagactCTCTCAAGTTCGGGAACGATGATCTTCTAAGTATTGCCGTCGGATCTTATGTTAAGGCCAGCATTCTGTTACAGGAGAAGAATACTTTTACCCTCaatcaacttttcaaacCCGAAAAGAGCGTTTTGAGAGGTAACAAGCTCAGAGTTGACTTCTAG
- the SHG1 gene encoding Shg1p (similar to uniprot|P38337 Saccharomyces cerevisiae YBR258C SHG1 Subunit of the COMPASS complex which methylates histone H3 on lysine 4 and is required in transcriptional silencing near telomeres), with amino-acid sequence MSREELDPAVNLADEFKKRGYFDEAKNGILAGPIQESSTTTLEQFIKDRVTSVVAEMVNEDESLIFKNRGSTTALIEGQLLKDGYEKLNTESIQIDVLLRRVLEDPDLKAEIKAKLKGDLEANKLQQRSQ; translated from the coding sequence ATGTCAAGGGAAGAGCTCGACCCTGCGGTAAATCTTGCTGATGAGTTTAAAAAAAGAGGGTACTTCGACGAGGCAAAGAACGGGATTTTAGCAGGGCCTATCCAAGAATCCAGCACGACTACATTGGAgcagttcatcaaagacaGGGTTACATCTGTTGTCGCCGAAATGGTCAACGAGGACGAGTCattgatcttcaaaaatcgTGGATCAACTACTGCCTTAATTGAAGGTCAACTTCTTAAAGACGGATatgagaagctcaacacTGAGTCTATACAGATTGACGTATTGCTCAGAAGGGTTCTCGAGGATCCCGATTTGAAAGCAGAGATTAAAGCAAAGCTGAAAGGTGACCTTGAAGCTaacaaacttcaacaaaggTCGCAGTGA
- the POP4 gene encoding RNase P/RNase MRP complex subunit (similar to uniprot|P38336 Saccharomyces cerevisiae YBR257W POP4 Subunit of both RNase MRP which cleaves pre-rRNA and nuclear RNase P which cleaves tRNA precursors to generate mature 5' ends binds to the RPR1 RNA subunit in Rnase P) produces the protein MNREQTFITEQILAKSLPTAEKAVDENRLQDTLLLLPTDGGLSSRLKKKNGKLRLLSGEHIKNSTHSAYREINKNSKHALKSYINGARKASSTAKRIASEKNLRERPELLGYLKEKHPSVFGSIPRFDQILPMHEELWVNYMREILNIPDDVPSASKLNINGTNALLKLSMADYNGCMITVTKSRNENLRGIKGIVIWDSQKDFILLCRGELVDEIKCVPKMGTIFAFEIPVNKDEALQYTILGDRFKYRSSDRAGRKFKSRRCDDMLYYISGR, from the coding sequence ATGAACAGGGAACAAACATTCATCACAGAACAGATACTAGCTAAGAGCCTGCCCACTGCCGAAAAGGCGGTGGATGAAAATAGGCTTCAAGATACACTCCTCTTATTACCAACAGATGGAGGCCTATCTTCTCGactcaagaaaaagaatggAAAGCTGAGGCTTCTTAGTGGTGagcacatcaaaaactcaacacATAGTGCATACCGCGAGATTAACAAAAACTCGAAGCATGCCTTGAAGAGTTACATCAACGGTGCACGAAAGGCCAGTAGCACGGCGAAGCGTATTGCTAGCGagaaaaacttgagagaGAGGCCTGAGCTCCTCGGCtatctcaaagaaaagcaccCTAGTGTTTTTGGCTCAATCCCTCGATTTGACCAAATTTTGCCCATGCATGAAGAGCTGTGGGTTAATTACATGCGGGAAATATTAAATATTCCAGACGACGTTCCTTCCGCATCTAAACTGAATATCAATGGCACAAATGCACTTCTCAAGCTCTCGATGGCCGATTACAACGGCTGCATGATTACTGTGACTAAAAGTCGCAACGAAAACTTGCGTGGTATCAAGGGCATAGTGATTTGGGACTCTCAAAAAGACTTTATACTGCTCTGCCGCGGAGAGCTCGTAGACGAGATTAAATGCGTCCCCAAGATGGGTACTATTTTCGCTTTTGAAATCCCAGTAAATAAGGACGAAGCATTACAATACACCATTCTTGGCGACCGCTTCAAATACAGAAGCAGCGATCGAGCTGGcaggaagttcaaaagTCGACGGTGCGATGATATGCTATATTATATAAGTGGAAGATAA
- the AIM22 gene encoding putative lipoate--protein ligase (similar to uniprot|P47051 Saccharomyces cerevisiae YJL046W Hypothetical ORF), protein MLGAIHTKALSRGAYFKSRCFRRYVSTQTPLELDSTARDENYADLNYMYTDMFAGSDVKSPVVGTGGKEGLSEIDQLNAEISETYDFTAQPLSGHELEQVVRSAGRFILKSLSNNPYYNLALEDYVFLNTPVPKEGLFSSERLLFYVNDRCVVIGKNQNPWRELFLDECSKKGYEFVRRKSGGGAVVHDLGNVNYSYLTSRDLFRREYFNKQIMNWLVHAFPSASIGLSPRGDINLDNKKVSGSAFKVAKGKSYHHGTMLVNADLASFSGLLKPDFLKGIEWSGGSVESVRSRVTNLSQMGIGNTDTFVDICTEGFKYLMNENMPVYWADESYTRNAQICETISHLKSDEWLYDSGPNFTVSFNGHTINVEKGIIKDSTISEGIGSHFRDFVSLLRKNKHFKTDIEI, encoded by the coding sequence ATGCTGGGGGCTATTCACACGAAAGCTCTGAGCCGAGGGGCTTATTTTAAGTCTCGCTGTTTTCGTCGTTATGTGAGTACGCAGACACCTCTCGAGCTAGATTCTACCGCGCGAGATGAGAATTACGCTGATCTCAACTATATGTATACCGATATGTTCGCGGGCAGTGACGTTAAGTCCCCTGTGGTGGGAACTGGCGGCAAGGAAGGGCTTTCTGAGATCGATCAATTGAATGCGGAGATATCAGAGACTTATGATTTTACAGCTCAGCCTCTATCCGGACACGAACTGGAACAAGTTGTCAGGTCTGCCGGACGCTTTATACTCAAGAGCCTGTCAAATAATCCATACTACAACCTGGCACTTGAGGACTATGTCTTTTTGAACACGCCCGTGCCTAAAGAGGGCCTTTTCTCAAGTGAACGACTTCTTTTTTATGTAAACGACAGATGTGTGGTTATTGGTAAAAACCAGAATCCGTGGCGAGAACTATTCTTAGATGAGTGTTCAAAAAAGGGCTACGAATTTGTGCGCAGGAAATCAGGTGGAGGTGCTGTGGTTCACGATTTGGGCAATGTCAACTACTCGTATCTAACATCCCGCGATTTATTCAGAAGGGAGTATTTCAACAAGCAGATTATGAACTGGCTGGTACACGCATTTCCTAGCGCTAGCATTGGCCTGAGTCCTCGCGGTGACATTAACCTCGATAACAAAAAAGTCAGTGGAAGCGCTTTCAAGGTGGCTAAAGGCAAATCATATCATCATGGAACCATGCTTGTGAACGCTGACCTCGCGTCTTTTAGCGGACTACTAAAGCcggacttcttgaaaggTATTGAATGGAGTGGGGGTAGTGTTGAGAGCGTTAGATCCCGTGTTACAAACTTGAGCCAAATGGGCATCGGTAATACAGATACGTTTGTGGACATTTGTACCGAGGGGTTCAAATATTTGATGAATGAAAACATGCCGGTTTACTGGGCAGACGAGTCATACACCCGAAACGCTCAAATTTGTGAAACGATAAGTCATCTTAAGAGCGACGAATGGCTTTATGATAGTGGCCCCAATTTCACAGTCTCTTTTAATGGACACACGATAAATGTTGAGAAGGGAATTATTAAAGACTCAACCATTTCTGAGGGGATCGGGAGCCACTTCCGTGATTTTGTCTCTCTCCTGAGAAAGAATAAGCACTTCAAAACAGATATAGAGATATGA
- the PTR3 gene encoding Ptr3p (similar to uniprot|P43606 Saccharomyces cerevisiae YFR029W PTR3 Component of the SPS plasma membrane amino acid sensor system (Ssy1p-Ptr3p-Ssy5p) which senses external amino acid concentration and transmits intracellular signals that result in regulation of expression of amino acid permease genes) — MDVNQVLSEFEQNLFLPRELISCEKEQERYRFTVKYGIVSDALVLICGCIISQALYEELKRDYQNEACCPICQKLPLSSIGPVKPLRILYDQLQYFKREQAELVEAAPTQNTKSESQQQNLISLFHSVASEVGDSNEFEATEVHSLDNVSNTRTMPIQDSSSTSVPIAITESPPSVQLSQLDEKKEFYFAKCFPMYRKRTQYNTHSRFLRTKSRQFINTAISPDCTKFALITEHKWEVYQISRYRKRDGQNKEKDFAKKLGKYAQNKKDRSGSSECVELLFCGKVSGEYGPSFDELSLPEDLDSLIPLSGKQRKSSQSSIDDHSNTWEHLYCKLSNELLVISGSKGHFRVFDLNNGGVPLYTYASSFPIRCIEIDPKSTIIACGITGSDRASGAEQALILFHQIEKDIITQTSVNSEVARYKFSPPITTTLPYRDPINTLQFSPDSAYISCSTALESRFLVISLRRIHEPRLVMKSLRSIDTSLESEGITDTKMFPGNSNLMCVTSVAFNAPPIVINTKIQTINGMQSVAQPTMLLRLDELGSKIHKCEISPRNDSIAFLDRNGTVYIMYAPTLLDNEKRRIVSVEVAANAYRMREAASLRFSADGHKLFILDRKGIIYIEDFAYGLPQDEEVTKCKQIN; from the coding sequence ATGGATGTAAATCAGGTGTTGTCAGAGTTTGAACAAAACCTATTTTTGCCTCGTGAGCTCATTTCATGTGAGAAGGAACAAGAACGGTACAGATTCACTGTTAAGTACGGGATTGTTAGCGATGCCTTGGTGCTTATCTGTGGTTGCATTATTTCTCAAGCGCTTTATGAAGAGCTGAAACGAGACTACCAAAACGAAGCTTGTTGTCCAAtctgccaaaaacttcctCTATCATCAATCGGTCCTGTGAAACCGCTGAGAATTCTTTATGATCAGCTGCAATACTTCAAGCGAGAACAAGccgagcttgttgaagcgGCGCCAACACAAAATACAAAATCAGAGTCACAGCAACAAAACTTAATATCTTTGTTCCACAGTGTAGCTTCTGAAGTTGGCGACTCCAATGAGTTCGAGGCGACTGAGGTTCATTCTCTTGACAACGTTTCCAATACTCGAACGATGCCTATTCAAGACTCAAGCTCCACGTCAGTGCCTATAGCAATAACGGAATCACCGCCTTCAGTACAACTGTCTcagcttgatgaaaagaaggagtTTTATTTCGCCAAGTGCTTTCCCATGTACCGAAAAAGAACCCAATACAATACACATAGCAGGTTTCTACGCACAAAGAGCAGGCAGTTTATCAACACAGCTATTAGTCCCGACTGTACAAAGTTTGCCCTAATTACGGAACATAAATGGGAAGTGTACCAGATATCGCGCTACAGAAAAAGAGACGGGcagaacaaagaaaaggactttgccaagaaacttggaaaatACGCACAGAATAAAAAAGATCGCTCAGGAAGTTCAGAATGTGTggagcttcttttttgcgGGAAGGTCTCTGGCGAGTATGGCCCCTCATTCGACGAGTTGTCTCTGCCCGAAGATTTGGATTCGTTAATTCCTCTGAGCGGAAAGCAGCGGAAAAGCTCCCAATCCTCTATTGACGATCACTCCAACACTTGGGAACATCTATACTGCAAACTTTCCAACGAACTGCTTGTCATTTCAGGTTCAAAAGGCCATTTcagagtttttgatttgaacAATGGCGGGGTACCCCTTTACACTTACGcatcttcttttccaatAAGGTGCATTGAAATCGATCCCAAAAGCACAATTATTGCATGTGGAATTACAGGGAGTGATAGAGCGAGTGGAGCCGAACAGGCCCTTATCCTGTTTCATCAAATCGAGAAGGACATTATAACACAGACAAGTGTCAACTCAGAAGTTGCCCGTTACAAATTCAGCCCCCCAATAACCACCACTCTTCCTTATCGTGACCCCATCAATACCCTACAGTTCTCGCCAGATAGTGCGTACATTTCATGCTCGACCGCGCTTGAATCAAGGTTCCTTGTTATCTCGCTTCGGCGGATCCACGAGCCTCGTTTGGTTATGAAGTCACTTCGGTCAATCGACACGTCCTTGGAATCCGAAGGAATTACTGACACCAAAATGTTTCCTGGAAATTCCAACCTTATGTGTGTTACCTCCGTGGCATTTAATGCACCTCCAATCGTAATAAACACAAAAATTCAAACAATAAATGGCATGCAAAGCGTTGCTCAGCCCACGATGCTTCTGAGGCTTGATGAACTTGGCTCTAAAATACACAAATGCGAGATCTCTCCAAGAAACGACTCAATAGCATTTTTAGACCGCAATGGTACGGTTTACATCATGTATGCACCAACTCTTCTGGACAACgagaaaagaagaattgTATCAGTGGAGGTTGCTGCAAACGCCTACAGAATGCGGGAAGCTGCTTCGCTTAGGTTTAGTGCTGATGGTCATAAACTCTTCATTTTGGATAGAAAAGGTATTATATACATCGAGGATTTCGCATACGGTTTACCgcaggatgaagaagttacGAAGTGTAAGCAGATTAATTAA
- a CDS encoding phosphatidylinositol-specific phospholipase C (conserved hypothetical protein) encodes MVDYQKWIGEKDDDTEISKLSLPGTHNSAACHVALPSVKCQDHSVSTQLRNGIRFFDFRLGKLFLKDGEDGKYNGKELQVIHGKFPVRIPIPLKFSSVLDEFYSFLDQNPSETCIVSIKQEGDNFNDKSEFPRFVWDQYINQNLDKWYLNGDVPKIRDARGKIILFRRFGLTDEFQDRPYGIDAAWWPYNTINDDRGVFQVQDFCEVKHAEDIHTKAGYVKDFLQTATQHNSSADAPPRLFVNFCTGANLFDMDCWPEKVADEMRKCDIGALVNKGCGIVILDYAGRDNWDLVKSIVDSNF; translated from the coding sequence ATGGTGGATTATCAAAAGTGGATAGGAGAAAAGGATGACGACACTGaaatttcgaagttgtCGCTTCCAGGAACTCACAACAGCGCTGCATGCCATGTCGCACTACCTTCTGTCAAATGCCAAGACCATAGTGTGAGTACGCAGCTCCGTAACGGGATCAgattttttgacttcagATTAGGcaaactcttcctcaaaGATGGTGAGGATGGTAAGTATAATGGCAAAGAATTACAGGTCATTCACGGGAAGTTTCCTGTGAGAATTCCCATTCCACTTAAGTTTTCCtctgttcttgatgaatttTACTCGTTCCTAGACCAAAACCCAAGCGAAACATGCATTGTTTCAATTAAACAAGAGGGGGATAACTTCAACGATAAAAGCGAATTCCCAAGATTTGTTTGGGATCAGTACATCAATCAAAACCTCGATAAATGGTACTTGAATGGTGATGTCCCCAAGATACGGGACGCGAGAGGCAAGATTATATTATTTCGCCGCTTCGGCCTCACCGACGAGTTCCAGGACAGGCCTTATGGTATCGACGCAGCATGGTGGCCCTATAATACTATTAATGATGACAGAGGCGTCTTCCAAGTTCAGGACTTTTGCGAAGTCAAACATGCAGAAGACATCCATACCAAAGCAGGTTATGTCAAAgactttcttcaaactgCTACTCAGCACAACAGTAGCGCAGATGCCCCTCCCCGGCTTTTTGTGAATTTCTGTACCGGCGCCAATCTATTCGACATGGACTGCTGGCCAGAAAAGGTCGCTGATGAGATGAGAAAATGCGACATTGGAGCGCTTGTTAATAAGGGATGCGGGATCGTTATTTTGGACTATGCTGGCAGAGACAACTGGGATCTAGTGAAGAGCATAGTTGATTCCAATTTTTAG